A single genomic interval of Candidatus Binataceae bacterium harbors:
- a CDS encoding gluconokinase: protein MGVAGSGKTTVGELVACRLGWSFHDADDLHTAANREKMAHGIPLTDDDRQPWLEAVRALIQRSVSRGGSAVIACSALKQSYRDQIIIDRDAVKLVYLKGSYELIAKRVTARQRHFFDPQLLRSQFETLEEPRDELVIEVSEEAHAIADKICAELAIRVSGGFSKEGE from the coding sequence ATGGGGGTGGCGGGCAGCGGCAAAACCACGGTCGGCGAGCTGGTCGCGTGCCGCCTTGGCTGGTCCTTTCACGACGCCGATGACCTTCATACGGCGGCGAATCGGGAGAAGATGGCGCACGGAATCCCGCTCACGGACGACGATCGTCAGCCGTGGCTCGAGGCAGTCCGAGCCCTGATTCAACGATCAGTATCCCGAGGCGGCTCGGCGGTCATTGCCTGTTCGGCGCTCAAGCAATCGTATCGCGATCAGATAATTATTGATCGGGATGCAGTAAAACTTGTCTACCTGAAGGGATCATACGAGCTAATCGCGAAACGCGTGACGGCGCGGCAGCGTCATTTCTTTGATCCGCAACTCTTGCGTAGCCAGTTCGAGACGCTCGAGGAGCCGCGCGACGAACTGGTCATAGAAGTCTCGGAGGAGGCCCACGCGATCGCGGACAAAATCTGTGCGGAACTGGCGATCCGTGTCTCAGGCGGGTTCAGCAAAGAAGGCGAGTAG
- a CDS encoding amidase, protein MPVKAPSTEDLTRLANTLGFRPSPQDTESSRRLLEPYISALNRLDLLAEPTLPVKYPRDGGWRPTAEENVHNAWYWRCEIKGAPSGLLAGKTFAIKDNVCVASVPMMNGTRLLEGFVPNIDATVVTRILDAGGTILGKAVCESLCFSGGSHTADSGPVRNPHDSERTTGGSSSGSGALVAAGAVDMAIGGDQGGSIRIPSAWCGLYGLKPTYGLVPYTGAFPIEMTLDHLGPMARSAADCALMLEAIAGPDGLDPRQGANLAGAAYTKALTGDAKGLRLALVQEGFGTPGAEKEVDEAVMEAAQAFEKLGARLDRVSIPWHRDGAPIWTGIAGEGALATMITGSGLGTNWKGYYATGMLDAFARGLRTHPDDVSESAKLFAMLGLYMRDRYHGHYYAKAQNLARALKAAYDKVLSDYDLLVMPTMTTRAPRIPLPGASREEYMAASLGMVSSTAQFNVTGHPAMNVPCAVSKGLPIGMMLVGKSGDDATVLRAADAYQKGA, encoded by the coding sequence ATGCCGGTTAAAGCGCCTTCAACTGAAGATTTGACCCGACTCGCCAATACGCTGGGGTTTCGGCCGTCGCCGCAAGACACCGAGTCGTCGCGCCGCCTGCTCGAGCCCTATATCTCGGCGCTGAACCGTTTGGACCTGCTCGCCGAGCCGACTCTTCCGGTGAAGTATCCCCGCGATGGCGGCTGGCGGCCGACGGCCGAGGAGAATGTGCATAACGCCTGGTACTGGCGCTGCGAAATCAAGGGTGCGCCGAGCGGGCTGCTCGCCGGCAAGACCTTCGCGATCAAAGACAACGTCTGCGTCGCCAGCGTTCCGATGATGAATGGAACGCGGTTGCTCGAAGGTTTCGTGCCGAATATCGATGCCACGGTGGTCACGCGCATCCTTGACGCTGGGGGAACGATTCTGGGCAAGGCGGTTTGCGAAAGTCTCTGTTTTTCGGGCGGCAGCCACACTGCGGACAGCGGTCCGGTGCGTAACCCGCACGACAGTGAGCGCACCACCGGCGGCTCGTCGAGCGGAAGCGGCGCGTTGGTCGCGGCGGGCGCGGTGGACATGGCGATCGGCGGCGATCAAGGCGGATCGATCCGTATTCCGAGCGCCTGGTGCGGACTTTACGGGCTCAAGCCGACGTATGGGTTAGTGCCTTATACCGGCGCCTTTCCGATCGAAATGACTCTCGATCATCTCGGGCCGATGGCGCGTAGCGCCGCGGATTGCGCCCTGATGCTCGAAGCGATCGCCGGGCCGGACGGCCTCGACCCGCGCCAGGGCGCCAATCTGGCGGGTGCCGCCTACACGAAAGCGCTCACGGGTGACGCAAAGGGCTTGCGCCTTGCTCTCGTGCAGGAGGGCTTTGGCACGCCGGGTGCTGAAAAAGAGGTCGATGAAGCCGTGATGGAGGCGGCCCAGGCCTTCGAGAAGCTCGGGGCGCGTCTCGACCGCGTCTCCATCCCGTGGCATCGCGATGGCGCACCGATCTGGACGGGAATCGCCGGTGAGGGCGCGCTCGCCACAATGATCACCGGCAGCGGGCTCGGCACGAACTGGAAGGGTTACTATGCAACCGGGATGCTCGACGCCTTCGCGCGTGGTCTGCGGACCCATCCTGACGACGTTTCCGAGAGCGCCAAACTGTTTGCGATGCTCGGCCTCTACATGCGCGACCGTTACCACGGCCATTACTATGCCAAAGCCCAGAATCTTGCTCGCGCGCTCAAGGCCGCTTACGACAAAGTCCTGAGCGATTACGATCTGCTGGTGATGCCGACGATGACGACCCGGGCACCGCGCATCCCGCTGCCTGGAGCCTCACGCGAAGAGTACATGGCCGCCTCTCTCGGGATGGTTTCGAGTACGGCGCAGTTCAACGTCACGGGCCATCCCGCGATGAACGTGCCCTGCGCGGTATCGAAGGGCCTACCGATTGGCATGATGCTGGTCGGGAAGAGCGGCGACGACGCGACCGTGCTGCGCGCCGCCGACGCCTATCAAAAAGGCGCGTGA
- a CDS encoding BON domain-containing protein, translated as MRNLYKFPTMLAAGIGAAGIANVALAQDQGPVVTNDASVQSEQLSASSTQHTIYASPADRAKDALIITEVKSTLADDGVTDDYPVTVGAAHGVVTLTGVLASQQDIDHAIVLARNCDGVKSVQNKLTVEKLPAGEQ; from the coding sequence ATGCGGAACCTCTACAAGTTCCCGACCATGTTAGCCGCGGGCATCGGCGCCGCCGGGATCGCAAATGTCGCTCTTGCACAAGATCAAGGTCCCGTGGTGACCAACGATGCGTCTGTCCAGTCGGAGCAACTCTCAGCCTCGAGCACGCAGCATACCATCTATGCCTCGCCTGCCGACCGCGCCAAGGACGCTCTCATCATCACCGAAGTGAAATCCACTCTCGCTGATGACGGCGTCACAGATGACTACCCAGTCACCGTGGGTGCAGCTCATGGAGTAGTTACACTCACAGGCGTACTGGCGTCCCAGCAAGATATCGATCATGCTATTGTCTTGGCGCGAAACTGCGATGGCGTTAAGTCAGTTCAAAATAAGCTGACGGTCGAAAAGCTCCCCGCCGGAGAGCAGTAG
- a CDS encoding phosphoenolpyruvate carboxylase, with translation MPGATNGVSAPGAIDAGVLGSILSRVQAQAAADPFSNPILLFALDLMLRIDRGEINLDGLESLVQRLTAEAFADRAKRLASYLGEEAIAASESAIAELLERKARAGGFEEFCTALAATIFGVVFTAHPTFAITLELARSLAELATAQTVSGVPLDQAGRDARMEAAMRLEHRPPAELSLEVEHAWATEALNHAHDALEMMHRIALRVARERWPEQWTRLEPRLVTMASWVGYDQDGRTDVTWTRTIAARLADKLAMIERHRSKVQGLMRAAGDDFLATWSRSVRCCLRRA, from the coding sequence ATGCCGGGGGCGACGAACGGCGTCAGCGCGCCCGGCGCGATTGACGCGGGAGTGCTCGGTTCGATTCTGAGTCGGGTGCAAGCGCAGGCGGCGGCCGATCCTTTCAGTAATCCGATCCTGCTCTTCGCGCTGGATTTGATGCTGCGGATTGACCGCGGCGAAATCAATCTCGACGGTCTGGAGAGTTTGGTGCAGCGCCTCACCGCCGAGGCTTTTGCTGACCGTGCGAAGCGATTGGCGAGTTACCTCGGTGAAGAGGCGATCGCTGCGAGCGAGTCGGCGATTGCGGAACTGCTGGAGCGTAAGGCGCGCGCGGGCGGCTTTGAAGAATTTTGTACGGCGCTTGCCGCCACCATCTTCGGCGTGGTCTTCACGGCCCATCCGACGTTCGCGATTACGCTGGAATTGGCTCGCAGCTTGGCCGAATTGGCAACCGCGCAGACGGTTAGCGGAGTGCCACTCGATCAGGCGGGACGGGATGCGCGGATGGAGGCGGCGATGCGCCTCGAGCATCGGCCGCCGGCGGAACTGTCGCTCGAGGTCGAGCACGCATGGGCGACCGAGGCGCTCAATCATGCGCACGACGCACTCGAGATGATGCATCGGATAGCTTTGCGCGTAGCCCGCGAGCGATGGCCGGAGCAATGGACGCGGCTCGAACCGCGTCTGGTAACGATGGCGTCGTGGGTCGGCTACGACCAGGACGGCCGCACCGATGTGACGTGGACGCGCACGATCGCGGCACGACTGGCGGACAAGCTCGCGATGATCGAACGCCATCGGAGCAAAGTCCAAGGGCTGATGCGCGCGGCCGGCGATGATTTCCTGGCGACCTGGAGCCGCTCGGTGCGATGCTGTCTTCGGCGAGCGTAA
- a CDS encoding phosphoenolpyruvate carboxylase, translated as MLSSASVTVTRQIKSLAAAERDPAKTAAFGRAMVRGRDTGLIQTAPLVALIDKTLDAAPDDEQRETLLVLRASLKTHGLGLAHIHVRLNSSQLHNAARRQVGLETEPSDPANRRSYFNTINDLLERVRPIAISFKSLTVERASAKRLMMTVAQIVKFIDGETPIRFLIAETETGFTLLAALYYARLFGVEDRVELSPLFETEEAFERGERVIEEALKSPHYRAYLHRQGRLAVQFGFSDSGRFIGQMAATFRIERLRLRLAQLVERHGLHKLEVILFNTHGESIGRGGHPLTLADRLRYAAPPQSRTEFERRGIRVKEEISFQGGDGYLLFLTPAAATASMRQFLSFAFDVSDETGNSGILTQLGDSPARSARQPRSTGDPIYAAPDYTAEFFATVQQEFTSLVDDPDYAALLSLFGTNLLYPAGSRPVSRETEDWRRPTTIEHPAQLRAIPNNAILQQLGFMAVTLHGVGRAVAKDPELFQVMRERSARFRRASQMVSAALEHSEIDVLSAYVNTLNPAMWLNGVGRTRRPARAKALRELARLTGRLDRYDRLARLVRRLQSDQLWLLEAIAPVETTQRRRLLLLHGIRVALIQRICLLATEIPNFSPQLGVTRDDILERILELDVPRAIERLRLIFPREDGRADADGDFGEISQYQPEPSLSYAVEHDALFAPMLRLFDLARRIGTAITYEIGAIG; from the coding sequence ATGCTGTCTTCGGCGAGCGTAACGGTCACCCGCCAAATCAAATCGCTCGCGGCGGCGGAGCGCGACCCGGCGAAAACTGCGGCGTTCGGCCGCGCGATGGTGCGAGGGCGGGACACCGGACTCATCCAAACAGCGCCGCTCGTAGCGCTAATCGACAAAACATTAGATGCAGCACCAGATGACGAGCAGCGCGAGACGCTGCTAGTGCTGCGCGCGAGCCTGAAAACGCATGGCCTCGGCCTGGCGCATATTCATGTGCGGCTCAATTCGTCGCAATTGCATAATGCGGCGCGACGGCAGGTGGGACTCGAAACGGAGCCGAGCGACCCGGCGAATCGGCGATCGTACTTTAATACCATCAACGATCTGCTCGAGCGGGTGCGTCCGATCGCGATCAGCTTCAAATCGTTGACGGTGGAGCGGGCGTCGGCCAAGCGGTTGATGATGACCGTGGCGCAGATCGTCAAGTTTATCGACGGCGAAACGCCGATCCGGTTTTTGATTGCGGAAACCGAGACCGGCTTCACGCTGCTGGCGGCGCTCTATTATGCGCGGCTGTTCGGTGTCGAGGATCGCGTCGAACTCTCGCCGCTGTTCGAGACCGAGGAGGCCTTCGAGCGCGGCGAGCGGGTTATCGAGGAGGCGCTGAAGAGCCCGCACTACCGCGCTTATCTGCATCGGCAGGGCCGGCTCGCGGTGCAATTCGGGTTTTCCGATTCAGGACGATTTATCGGGCAGATGGCGGCGACATTCCGCATCGAGCGGTTGCGCCTGCGGCTTGCGCAATTGGTCGAACGCCATGGGCTCCACAAGCTCGAAGTTATCCTGTTCAACACGCACGGCGAATCGATCGGTCGCGGCGGGCATCCGCTGACGCTGGCCGATCGCTTGCGTTACGCGGCGCCGCCGCAGAGCCGGACCGAGTTCGAGCGGCGCGGGATACGTGTGAAGGAGGAGATAAGTTTCCAGGGCGGGGACGGCTATTTACTGTTCCTGACGCCTGCCGCAGCGACCGCCAGTATGCGGCAGTTTCTCAGTTTCGCGTTCGACGTGAGCGATGAGACCGGCAACTCAGGAATCTTGACGCAGCTCGGAGACTCGCCTGCTCGCTCCGCGCGGCAACCGCGCTCCACTGGTGATCCGATTTACGCTGCACCGGACTATACGGCGGAATTTTTTGCGACGGTGCAGCAGGAGTTCACCAGCCTGGTGGACGATCCGGACTACGCGGCGTTGCTGAGCCTGTTCGGCACGAATCTGCTTTACCCAGCCGGGTCACGGCCGGTGTCGCGTGAAACGGAAGACTGGCGCAGGCCGACGACGATCGAGCATCCGGCGCAGTTGCGGGCGATCCCGAACAACGCGATCTTGCAGCAACTCGGTTTCATGGCGGTCACGCTGCACGGAGTCGGGCGCGCGGTCGCGAAAGACCCGGAACTTTTTCAGGTGATGCGTGAACGGTCAGCGCGCTTCCGGCGGGCGTCGCAGATGGTTTCGGCTGCGCTTGAGCACTCGGAGATCGACGTTTTGAGCGCCTATGTGAATACGCTGAATCCGGCGATGTGGCTGAATGGAGTGGGACGTACACGGCGTCCGGCGCGCGCCAAGGCCTTGCGCGAACTAGCGCGGCTGACCGGACGGCTGGATCGGTATGACCGGCTGGCGCGGCTGGTGCGGCGCCTGCAGTCGGATCAGTTGTGGCTGCTCGAGGCGATCGCGCCGGTCGAGACCACGCAACGGCGACGTCTGCTTCTGCTCCACGGAATCCGCGTGGCGCTGATCCAGCGGATCTGCCTGCTGGCGACCGAGATCCCGAATTTCAGTCCGCAGCTCGGGGTGACCCGCGACGACATCCTGGAGCGGATCCTCGAGCTGGACGTGCCGCGCGCGATCGAGCGGCTGCGCCTGATTTTCCCGCGCGAGGATGGCCGGGCCGATGCAGACGGCGATTTCGGCGAAATCTCACAGTATCAGCCGGAGCCCTCGCTCTCCTACGCCGTCGAGCACGACGCCTTGTTCGCTCCGATGTTGCGGCTGTTTGATTTGGCGCGGCGCATCGGAACGGCGATCACTTACGAGATTGGCGCGATCGGTTAG
- a CDS encoding nitrate/nitrite transporter yields MGLGEFKRAGHWPTLVCSFLYFDTSFMAWTLMGALGVFIAQAFHLSPAQKGLLVAIPLLGGAILRIILGIATDHFGPRKTGLAGLSLTLVPLLWGWLHSSSTTDLVGIGLLLGVAGASFAVALPLASRWYPPHFQGLALGIAGAGNSGTVFGAFFAPHLAEHYGWRAVFGLAAIPIAFILLVFWLVAKEAPDRPAAKSLKNYLDLLKEPDTWWFNGFYMVTFGGFVGLASFLPIFFFDQYGVTRVQAGTFAALCVFAGSLLRPLGGWMADRVGGIRVLSFLYVMIAFLLCALSSLPTLPIAITLLFLTMACLGTGNGSVFQLVPQRFGKEIGVATGVVGAAGGLGGFFLPTLLGSLKSLEGSYAAGLLAFALVVVGAAFALARVKHSWRADWARADLDVAF; encoded by the coding sequence ATGGGACTGGGAGAATTTAAGCGTGCCGGGCACTGGCCGACACTCGTCTGTTCGTTTCTCTATTTCGACACCAGCTTCATGGCCTGGACGTTGATGGGCGCGCTCGGCGTTTTCATTGCGCAGGCGTTTCATCTGAGTCCCGCGCAAAAAGGTCTGCTCGTCGCGATTCCGTTGCTGGGCGGCGCGATCCTGCGCATCATCCTGGGCATTGCCACCGATCACTTCGGTCCGCGCAAGACCGGCCTCGCCGGACTGAGCCTCACGCTGGTGCCGCTGCTGTGGGGATGGCTGCACTCTTCTTCGACGACGGACCTGGTCGGGATCGGGTTGCTGCTGGGCGTCGCCGGCGCAAGCTTTGCCGTCGCGCTGCCGCTAGCCAGCCGATGGTATCCGCCGCATTTCCAGGGGCTGGCCCTCGGGATCGCAGGAGCGGGCAACTCCGGCACGGTCTTCGGCGCCTTCTTCGCACCCCACCTCGCCGAGCATTACGGCTGGCGGGCGGTCTTTGGGCTCGCCGCGATCCCGATTGCATTCATTCTGCTGGTCTTCTGGCTCGTCGCCAAAGAAGCGCCAGATCGACCTGCGGCCAAATCGCTGAAAAATTATCTCGACCTGCTGAAGGAACCCGACACCTGGTGGTTCAACGGCTTTTACATGGTGACGTTCGGCGGCTTCGTCGGTCTCGCGAGCTTCCTGCCGATATTCTTCTTCGATCAGTACGGCGTAACCCGCGTCCAGGCCGGCACCTTTGCCGCGCTGTGTGTTTTCGCCGGCAGCCTGCTGCGGCCGTTGGGCGGCTGGATGGCCGATCGCGTCGGCGGAATTCGCGTGCTCTCGTTTCTCTACGTGATGATCGCATTTCTGTTATGCGCACTTTCCTCGCTGCCGACGTTGCCGATCGCGATCACTCTGCTTTTCCTGACGATGGCCTGCCTTGGCACCGGTAATGGGTCGGTCTTTCAGCTCGTACCTCAACGCTTCGGCAAGGAGATCGGAGTCGCTACGGGCGTCGTCGGCGCGGCGGGCGGGCTCGGCGGTTTCTTCCTGCCGACCCTGCTCGGCTCACTTAAGAGTCTGGAAGGCAGCTACGCGGCCGGCCTGTTGGCGTTTGCCCTGGTCGTGGTGGGCGCCGCGTTCGCGCTCGCGCGCGTGAAACATAGTTGGCGCGCGGATTGGGCGCGCGCCGATCTCGACGTCGCCTTCTGA
- the nirD gene encoding nitrite reductase small subunit NirD, with amino-acid sequence MDLQTIEEIPARMIEVGPLDHITPGQGRCVIAGDRQIAVFRLRDGRMFALDNLCPHRAGPLSEGIVGLDHASQLEAVICPFHSYKFALRDGRGLDTELHVRTYPVELRDGRIFVDVA; translated from the coding sequence GTGGATTTGCAAACTATCGAAGAAATTCCAGCGCGCATGATCGAGGTTGGCCCGCTCGATCATATTACGCCGGGACAAGGCCGTTGCGTGATCGCGGGCGATCGGCAAATCGCGGTCTTTCGCCTGCGCGACGGGCGTATGTTCGCGCTCGATAACCTTTGCCCTCATCGCGCCGGACCTCTGAGCGAGGGCATCGTCGGACTTGATCATGCCTCGCAACTCGAGGCGGTCATCTGTCCGTTTCATTCCTACAAGTTTGCGCTGAGGGATGGCCGCGGCCTCGACACCGAACTGCATGTGCGCACCTATCCGGTCGAGCTGCGCGACGGCCGCATCTTCGTCGACGTCGCATAG
- the nirB gene encoding nitrite reductase large subunit NirB, with the protein MLETAAVEAAKKKLVVIGNGMAGARTVEEILACGGGAQFEVTVFGDEPYGNYNRILLSSVLNGSQDVSEIFLNGLDWYKDNDVNLRAGVRVDVIARPHKAVHCDDGNWYPYDKLIIATGSRPSIPPIAALKKPNGELRPGVFVFRTLDDCRKIAEYAGKSRRAAVIGGGLLGLEAARGLLNHGVEVNVIHLLNHLMEQQLDPQAGVILKNTIEKMGIQVHLKKLTKSLLGDNEVIGLAFEDGQTLECDMVVIATGITPNTEIGARWGLTTERGIVVDDQLRTSDPDIFAVGECAQHRGRVYGLVAPLWDQAKVLAEHITGANPAAAYEGSKLATKLKVMGVELASMGVIAGDGENEDVVQFMEPQRGVYKKLIIRDGRLAGGILMGEISKAAYLLQAFDRGIKLQEDRLSLLFDTGAPSAKVTFEEMPADVQICNCNGVKKGAIVQCVANGNRSVKSVMGATRAGTGCGSCKSLVKELVEWACMGQVEEDPAAHYYVPGVALSKPDLVSAIHAQNLRSVSAVFDALADGRDDPASKPGLASLLRTIWREAYDDERDARFVNDRVHANIQNDGTFSVVPRIYGGVTSPDELRRIADVADKYQARMVKITGGQRIDLLGLKKSDLPDVWRDLGMPSGHAYTKAFRTCKTCVGTDFCRYAVGDSTALGIAIEKRFQGIESPGKMKLGASGCPRNCAEATVKDLGVVAVENGWQIYVGGAAGAHVRAGELLATVTTHEEVLNLMGRFMQYYRENARYAERTYTFLERLGIERLRAILVDDCEGDSDRLDREMAATVAAYRDPWQEGARPAEPNQFGDALPIATPAIAPAAS; encoded by the coding sequence ATGTTGGAGACTGCGGCAGTTGAAGCGGCAAAAAAGAAGCTCGTCGTTATCGGCAACGGGATGGCCGGTGCGCGCACGGTCGAGGAGATTCTGGCCTGCGGGGGCGGCGCGCAGTTCGAGGTGACCGTTTTCGGCGACGAGCCGTACGGCAATTACAACCGTATCCTGCTTTCGAGCGTGCTCAACGGCTCGCAGGATGTGTCGGAAATATTCCTCAACGGACTCGATTGGTATAAGGACAACGACGTCAATCTGCGCGCCGGCGTGCGCGTCGACGTCATCGCGCGGCCGCACAAGGCAGTGCATTGCGACGATGGCAACTGGTATCCGTACGACAAACTAATCATCGCAACCGGCAGCCGCCCGTCGATTCCGCCAATTGCCGCGCTGAAAAAACCCAACGGCGAGCTCCGGCCCGGAGTTTTCGTTTTCCGCACCCTCGACGATTGCCGCAAGATCGCTGAATACGCCGGCAAGAGCCGCCGTGCGGCCGTTATCGGCGGCGGCCTACTCGGTCTCGAAGCTGCGCGCGGCCTGCTCAATCATGGCGTCGAAGTCAACGTCATCCATCTGCTGAACCATCTGATGGAGCAGCAACTCGATCCGCAAGCCGGGGTGATCCTGAAAAATACGATCGAGAAGATGGGTATTCAGGTTCATCTCAAGAAACTCACGAAGAGCCTGCTGGGCGATAATGAAGTAATCGGACTCGCCTTCGAAGACGGTCAGACGCTCGAGTGCGACATGGTCGTAATCGCGACCGGAATCACTCCCAACACCGAGATCGGCGCGCGCTGGGGTCTGACGACCGAACGCGGAATCGTGGTTGACGATCAACTGCGCACTTCCGACCCCGACATCTTCGCGGTCGGCGAATGTGCGCAGCATCGCGGTCGCGTCTATGGCCTCGTCGCTCCGTTGTGGGATCAGGCCAAAGTGCTCGCGGAGCACATCACCGGCGCGAATCCCGCGGCTGCATACGAGGGCTCGAAGCTCGCCACCAAGCTCAAGGTGATGGGCGTCGAACTCGCCTCGATGGGCGTGATCGCGGGCGACGGCGAAAATGAAGATGTCGTGCAATTCATGGAGCCCCAGCGCGGCGTTTACAAAAAACTGATCATCCGTGACGGCCGCCTGGCAGGCGGCATCCTGATGGGCGAAATCAGCAAGGCCGCCTATCTCCTCCAGGCCTTCGACCGCGGCATCAAGCTGCAGGAGGATCGTTTGTCGCTGCTCTTCGATACCGGCGCGCCCAGCGCCAAAGTTACTTTCGAGGAGATGCCGGCCGATGTGCAGATCTGCAATTGCAACGGCGTCAAGAAGGGCGCGATCGTCCAGTGCGTCGCCAACGGCAATCGCAGCGTCAAGAGTGTGATGGGTGCGACGCGCGCCGGCACCGGCTGCGGTTCGTGCAAGTCGCTGGTCAAGGAACTCGTCGAATGGGCCTGCATGGGGCAAGTTGAGGAGGACCCGGCGGCGCATTACTACGTGCCCGGCGTCGCGCTATCGAAGCCCGATCTGGTCAGCGCGATTCATGCGCAAAATCTGCGCTCGGTCTCCGCGGTCTTCGACGCCCTGGCCGACGGGCGCGACGACCCCGCCAGCAAACCCGGTCTGGCTTCGCTGCTGCGCACCATCTGGCGCGAAGCGTACGACGATGAACGCGACGCCCGCTTCGTCAATGATCGCGTTCACGCCAATATCCAGAACGACGGGACTTTCTCGGTCGTGCCGCGCATCTACGGCGGCGTGACTTCACCTGACGAGCTCAGGCGCATCGCCGACGTCGCCGACAAATACCAGGCGCGGATGGTCAAGATCACCGGCGGCCAGCGCATCGATCTGCTCGGCCTCAAAAAGAGTGACCTGCCCGACGTTTGGCGCGACCTCGGGATGCCCAGCGGCCATGCCTATACCAAGGCCTTCCGCACCTGCAAAACCTGCGTCGGGACGGACTTTTGCCGCTACGCCGTTGGCGATTCGACCGCGCTTGGGATCGCGATCGAGAAGCGCTTTCAAGGGATCGAGAGTCCCGGAAAGATGAAGCTCGGCGCCAGCGGATGTCCTCGCAACTGCGCCGAGGCCACGGTCAAGGACCTCGGCGTCGTGGCGGTCGAGAATGGCTGGCAGATTTACGTCGGCGGCGCCGCCGGTGCGCATGTCCGCGCCGGCGAGCTGCTCGCCACCGTGACGACGCATGAGGAAGTTCTCAACCTGATGGGCCGCTTCATGCAGTACTACCGCGAAAATGCGCGCTACGCGGAACGCACCTACACCTTTCTCGAGCGCCTCGGGATTGAGCGCCTGCGCGCCATTCTGGTCGACGACTGCGAAGGCGACAGCGATCGGCTCGATCGTGAAATGGCGGCGACCGTCGCCGCCTACCGCGACCCGTGGCAGGAGGGCGCGAGGCCCGCCGAACCGAATCAATTCGGCGATGCGCTACCGATTGCGACTCCAGCGATCGCACCGGCCGCCTCGTAA